Proteins from a genomic interval of Zingiber officinale cultivar Zhangliang chromosome 2A, Zo_v1.1, whole genome shotgun sequence:
- the LOC122040055 gene encoding uncharacterized protein LOC122040055, whose translation MILICIPWLIQYHDRTALMTTIPSGGALAFARAVVAVSPSRPRCYYGLPRGKRATPRPIPLTPRLAFRLGNVANFHAKHRIPLIFSLDNSNGEATTKTNTNGPPFLTILAGLLIFLLICWLVGSIVMWLVGLITNQPS comes from the exons ATGATCTTGATCTGCATCCCTTGGCTTATCCAGTACCACGACCGCACTGCCTTGATGACGACCATTCCCTCCGGTGGTGCCTTGGCTTTCGCCAGAGCTGTCGTTGCAGTTTCTCCCAGCCGACCTCGATGCTACTATGGCCTTCCTCGGGGCAAAAGAGCTACTCCCCGTCCCATTCCTTTAACCCCTCGTCTCGCTTTCAG GTTAGGGAATGTGGCAAACTTCCATGCAAAGCACAGGATACCACTAATTTTCTCTTTGGACAATTCAAACGGAGAAGCTACTACCAAAACTAATACTAATGGCCCACCATTTCTCACGATCTTGGCTGGTCTCTTGATCTTCCTGCTCATCTGTTGGCTTGTTGGCTCAATAGTCATGTGGCTTGTTGGTCTGATCACAAACCAACCTTCCTAA